Proteins encoded together in one Ipomoea triloba cultivar NCNSP0323 chromosome 4, ASM357664v1 window:
- the LOC116017153 gene encoding F-box/FBD/LRR-repeat protein At1g13570-like isoform X2, protein MDISRNSKRRALDDRFINLPTDVLNCILDHLPVRDAARTSILSRKWRYIWAAHPNLELDPKDIVTVTKNDFVGIGNRILLQHIGPILTFYVDLSDVHMSQYPNIDLWILYLSRNGLREFTVENSSRDLYTLPSYVFLCQELIELELSNCIFKQPCGTIRSFQNLKVLFLIEVAFKPEVSASIFTASKLKTLHIEKCSGMDHLNFDGCSPSLSSLILYKNHGVKLSCFMNCKSITYAKLVFPMEVKSFGPGKRINLASLFKHWPLISNLFLDGYHLKLLAADSITSTLPVKVNYLRDLTVYGICFTNLVQISCILCLLHSSPTVHSLEILMSVLTVSADNNLVLKYLQERSCMGEDINSLRDLKMKYFQGSRAEMLFVKLILACCPALERVTFVDKEVEPSEVSNILKELVVFPRASRKAQIIF, encoded by the exons ATGGATATCTCAAGAAATAGCAAGCGGAGGGCCTTGGATGATAGATTTATTAACTTGCCAACGGATGTTTTAAACTGCATCCTAGATCACTTGCCTGTTCGAGATGCAGCAAGAACAAGTATTTTGTCTAGAAAATGGAGATACATATGGGCTGCTCACCCGAATCTTGAACTTGATCCCAAGGATATAGTCACTGTCAccaaaaatgattttgttgGAATAGGCAATCGAATTCTCTTACAGCATATTGGGCCCATTCTAACTTTTTATGTCGACCTTTCAGATGTACACATGTCACAGTACCCAAACATTGATCTATGGATACTATACTTGTCAAGAAATGGATTGAGGGAATTCACAGTGGAGAATTCCAGTCGTGATCTCTATACGCTTCCCTCTTATGTATTCTTGTGTCAAGAACTTATAGAATTGGAACTGTCTAACTGTATCTTCAAACAACCATGTGGTACTATAAGAAGCTTTCAAAATCTCAAGGTGCTTTTTTTGATTGAAGTTGCTTTCAAGCCAGAGGTTTCTGCTTCTATCTTTACTGCATCAAAGCTTAAAACTTTGCACATAGAAAAGTGCAGTGGTATGGATCACTTGAACTTTGATGGCTGTTCACCATCACTTTCCTCCTTGATACTTTACAAGAATCACGGGGTTAAACTGAGTTGTTTTATGAattgcaaaagtattacatatgcAAAGCTTGTATTTCCAATGGAAGTTAAATCTTTTGGCCCTGGTAAGAGGATCAATTTAGCAAGCTTGTTTAAACACTGGCCTTTAATTTCAAACCTTTTTTTGGATGGATACCATCTCAAG CTTTTGGCTGCAGACTCTATTACGAGTACACTTCCAGTTAAAGTCAACTACTTGAGGGATCTTACAGTATATGGAATTTGCTTTACCAATCTGGTACAAATCTCCTGCATCCTTTGCTTGCTTCACAGCTCTCCTACAGTGCATAGCCTTGAAATTTTGATGAGC GTTCTGACGGTGTCTGCGGACAACAACCTAGTTTTAAAGTATTTGCAAGAACGTAGTTGCATGGGTGAGGATATTAACAGTTTGCGGGATTTGAAGATGAAATATTTCCAGGGGTCGAGAGCTGAAATGCTTTTTGTAAAGCTAATACTTGCGTGCTGCCCGGCCCTAGAAAGGGTTACTTTTGTGGACAAGGAAGTAGAGCCCTCGGAGGTCTCTAATATTTTGAAAGAGTTAGTGGTATTCCCTCGAGCTTCAAGGAAAGCACAAATCATATTCTGA
- the LOC116017153 gene encoding F-box/FBD/LRR-repeat protein At1g13570-like isoform X1: MDISRNSKRRALDDRFINLPTDVLNCILDHLPVRDAARTSILSRKWRYIWAAHPNLELDPKDIVTVTKNDFVGIGNRILLQHIGPILTFYVDLSDVHMSQYPNIDLWILYLSRNGLREFTVENSSRDLYTLPSYVFLCQELIELELSNCIFKQPCGTIRSFQNLKVLFLIEVAFKPEVSASIFTASKLKTLHIEKCSGMDHLNFDGCSPSLSSLILYKNHGVKLSCFMNCKSITYAKLVFPMEVKSFGPGKRINLASLFKHWPLISNLFLDGYHLKVQSLLRFSILISRTMCLGCIIIFLCAGKLLAADSITSTLPVKVNYLRDLTVYGICFTNLVQISCILCLLHSSPTVHSLEILMSVLTVSADNNLVLKYLQERSCMGEDINSLRDLKMKYFQGSRAEMLFVKLILACCPALERVTFVDKEVEPSEVSNILKELVVFPRASRKAQIIF; encoded by the exons ATGGATATCTCAAGAAATAGCAAGCGGAGGGCCTTGGATGATAGATTTATTAACTTGCCAACGGATGTTTTAAACTGCATCCTAGATCACTTGCCTGTTCGAGATGCAGCAAGAACAAGTATTTTGTCTAGAAAATGGAGATACATATGGGCTGCTCACCCGAATCTTGAACTTGATCCCAAGGATATAGTCACTGTCAccaaaaatgattttgttgGAATAGGCAATCGAATTCTCTTACAGCATATTGGGCCCATTCTAACTTTTTATGTCGACCTTTCAGATGTACACATGTCACAGTACCCAAACATTGATCTATGGATACTATACTTGTCAAGAAATGGATTGAGGGAATTCACAGTGGAGAATTCCAGTCGTGATCTCTATACGCTTCCCTCTTATGTATTCTTGTGTCAAGAACTTATAGAATTGGAACTGTCTAACTGTATCTTCAAACAACCATGTGGTACTATAAGAAGCTTTCAAAATCTCAAGGTGCTTTTTTTGATTGAAGTTGCTTTCAAGCCAGAGGTTTCTGCTTCTATCTTTACTGCATCAAAGCTTAAAACTTTGCACATAGAAAAGTGCAGTGGTATGGATCACTTGAACTTTGATGGCTGTTCACCATCACTTTCCTCCTTGATACTTTACAAGAATCACGGGGTTAAACTGAGTTGTTTTATGAattgcaaaagtattacatatgcAAAGCTTGTATTTCCAATGGAAGTTAAATCTTTTGGCCCTGGTAAGAGGATCAATTTAGCAAGCTTGTTTAAACACTGGCCTTTAATTTCAAACCTTTTTTTGGATGGATACCATCTCAAGGTACAATCTCTTTTAAgattttctattcttatttcCCGAACAATGTGTTTAGGttgcattattatttttctctgTGCTGGTAAGCTTTTGGCTGCAGACTCTATTACGAGTACACTTCCAGTTAAAGTCAACTACTTGAGGGATCTTACAGTATATGGAATTTGCTTTACCAATCTGGTACAAATCTCCTGCATCCTTTGCTTGCTTCACAGCTCTCCTACAGTGCATAGCCTTGAAATTTTGATGAGC GTTCTGACGGTGTCTGCGGACAACAACCTAGTTTTAAAGTATTTGCAAGAACGTAGTTGCATGGGTGAGGATATTAACAGTTTGCGGGATTTGAAGATGAAATATTTCCAGGGGTCGAGAGCTGAAATGCTTTTTGTAAAGCTAATACTTGCGTGCTGCCCGGCCCTAGAAAGGGTTACTTTTGTGGACAAGGAAGTAGAGCCCTCGGAGGTCTCTAATATTTTGAAAGAGTTAGTGGTATTCCCTCGAGCTTCAAGGAAAGCACAAATCATATTCTGA